A region from the Triticum urartu cultivar G1812 chromosome 1, Tu2.1, whole genome shotgun sequence genome encodes:
- the LOC125532512 gene encoding uncharacterized protein LOC125532512, whose translation KPQLAKFLNQLKERQCPLIDQLARDDEKQVKRRTRKPKPRKVVEQPEEPRDNGRELPTEPKSSPAPAPGWSLPPPMYLPVTPAPPQPSPAIQEVEAIRTVVAESEKVLEKLQKKEATMREELTKRAKELHDKEFKLPYQNPAPCTDERAGCAECYRSNVQDPLKCAEAVKRFEACVRMARRGGAAMGAAQ comes from the coding sequence AAACCACAGCTTGCAAAGTTTCTGAACCAGTTGAAGGAACGCCAATGTCCCCTCATCGATCAGCTCGCGCGCGATGACGAGAAGCAGGTGAAGAGGAGGACCAGGAAACCCAAGCCGAGGAAGGTCGTGGAGCAACCAGAGGAGCCTCGGGACAATGGCAGGGAACTTCCAACTGAACCCAAGAGCAGCCCTGCCCCTGCCCCTGGGTGGTCGCTGCCGCCTCCCATGTACCTGCCAGTGACCCCTGCTCCTCCACAACCGTCTCCTGCAATCCAGGAGGTGGAAGCCATACGCACGGTGGTGGCGGAGAGCGAGAAGGTGCTGGAGAAGCTGCAGAAGAAGGAGGCGACGATGCGCGAGGAGCTCACCAAGAGGGCCAAGGAGCTGCATGACAAGGAGTTCAAGCTGCCCTACCAGAACCCCGCGCCGTGCACCGACGAGAGGGCAGGCTGCGCCGAGTGCTACAGGAGCAACGTGCAGGACCCGCTCAAGTGCGCCGAGGCGGTCAAGAGGTTCGAGGCTTGCGTTCGCATGGCGAGGCGGGGCGGTGCTGCCATGGGAGCTGCTCAGTAG
- the LOC125542126 gene encoding putative disease resistance protein RGA4: protein MAELVVTMAIRPLVAMLRDKASSYLLDQYNVMEGMEKQHRILKRRLPIILDVITNAEEQAASHREGAKAWLQELKTVAYEANEVFDEFKYEALRREAKKNGHYKKLGFDVIKLFPTHNRVVFRHRMGSKLCKILEDINVLIAEMHDFGLRQTFLVSNQLRQTPVSKEWRQTDYVIIDPQEIASRSRHEDKNNIVDILLGEASNADLAVVPIVGMGGLGKTTLAQLIYNEPEIQKHFPLKLWVCVSDIFDVNSVAKSIVEASPKKNDDTDKPALDRLQKLVSGQRYLLVLDDVWNREVHKWERLKVCLQHGGIGSAVLTTTRDKQVAGIMGTDRTYNLNALKDNFIKEIILDRAFSSENKKPPKLLKMVGEIVERCRGSPLAATALGSVLRTKTSVEEWKAVSSRSSICTEETGILPILKLSYNDLPAHMKQCFAFCAIFPKDYKINVEKLIQLWIANGFITEQEEDSLETFGKHIFNELVSRSFFLDLEESKDSSGYYSRTCKIHDLMHDIAMSVMGKECVVAIKEPSQIEWLSDTARHLFLSCEETQGILNDSLEKRSPAIQTLICDSDMQSSLKHLSKYRSLHALKLFISGTESFLLKSMYLHHLRYLDLSYSDIKALPEDTSILYNLQVLDLSYCNDLDRLPRQMKYMTSLRHLYTHGCWNLKSMPPELGKLTKLQTLTWFVAGVPGPDCSDVGELHDLKIGGQLELRQVENVEKAEAGVANLGNKKDLRELSLRWTKVGDSKVLDKFEPHGGLQVLKIYSYGGECMGMLQNMVEIHLFHCERLRFLFRCSTIFTFPRLKVLTLEHLLAFERWWEIDEWQVEQTIFPVLEKLFMSNCGKLVALPEAPLLRGPCGEGGYTLVHSAFPALKVLKMEDLESFRRWDAVEETQGEQILFPCLEELSIEKCPELINLPEAPLLEEPCSGGGYRLVRSAFPALKVLKMKCLGSFQRWDGAAKGEQIFFPQLEKLSVQQCPMLIDLPEVPKISVLEIEDGKQEIFHFVDRYLSSLTNLILKLKNTETPSEVECTSILPVDSKEKWNQKSPLTVLELGCCNSFFGPGALEPWGYFVHLENLEIDRCDVLVHWPENVFQSLVSLRTLLIRNCENLTGYAQAPLEPLASERSQHPRGLESLYLENCPSLVEMFNVPASLKKMDIRRCIKLESIFGKQQGMAELVQVSSSSEADVPTAVSELPSSPMNHFCPCLEELRLVQCGSLPAVLNLPASLKTLEIYGCSSIQVLSCQLGGLQKPEATTSRSRSPIMPEPPAATAREHLLPPHLESLTIRDCAGMLGGTLRLPAPIKTLRIYANSGLTSLECLSGEHPPSLESLWLVRCSTLASLPNEPQVYRSLYFVCIRRCPTIKKLPRCLQQQLGSIDRKYLDACYKVTEFKPLKPKTWKEIPRLVRERRQACRS, encoded by the exons ATGGCGGAGCTGGTGGTCACCATGGCGATCCGGCCACTGGTGGCCATGCTCAGGGACAAGGCGTCCAGCTACCTCCTCGACCAGTACAATGTGATGGAGGGAATGGAGAAGCAGCACAGGATTCTCAAACGCAGGCTTCCTATCATCCTCGACGTCATTACAAACGCCGAGGAGCAGGCCGCATCACACAGAGAAGGAGCTAAAGCCTGGCTCCAGGAGCTCAAGACAGTGGCCTATGAGGCAAACGAAGTCTTTGATGAGTTCAAGTATGAGGCGCTCCGCCGTGAAGCGAAGAAGAATGGACACTACAAAAAACTTGGATTCGATGTGATAAAACTCTTCCCTACTCACAACCGTGTTGTGTTTCGTCACAGAATGGGTAGCAAGCTTTGCAAGATTCTGGAGGATATCAATGTTCTTATTGCGGAGATGCATGACTTTGGGTTGAGGCAGACGTTCTTGGTGTCCAATCAGTTGAGGCAGACACCAGTGTCCAAGGAGTGGAGACAGACAGATTATGTCATCATCGACCCGCAAGAAATTGCCAGCAGATCCAGACATGAAGATAAGAATAATATTGTTGACATACTACTTGGTGAAGCTAGCAATGCAGATCTCGCAGTGGTTCCCATTGTTGGAATGGGGGGCCTTGGCAAGACCACATTAGCGCAACTCATATACAATGAACCTGAAATTCAGAAGCATTTTCCGTTGAAGCTCTGGGTCTGCGTCTCTGATATCTTCGATGTGAATTCGGTGGCTAAGAGTATAGTTGAAGCATCCCCCAAGAAAAATGATGACACAGACAAACCAGCACTGGATAGACTTCAAAAACTGGTCAGCGGGCAGAGGTATCTCCTTGTATTGGATGATGTCTGGAACAGAGAGGTCCATAAGTGGGAAAGGCTGAAGGTCTGTCTTCAGCATGGTGGCATAGGTAGTGCAGTGTTGACAACAACCCGTGATAAACAAGTTGCTGGAATTATGGGCACAGATAGAACCTACAATCTCAATGCTTTGAAGGATAACTTCATAAAGGAAATTATTTTAGACAGAGCATTTAGTTCAGAGAATAAAAAGCCTCCCAAGCTACTCAAGATGGTTGGTGAGATTGTGGAGAGATGCCGTGGCTCTCCTCTAGCTGCAACTGCACTGGGATCTGTACTTCGTACCAAGACCAGCGTGGAAGAATGGAAGGCTGTATCATCTAGAAGCAGTATTTGCACTGAGGAAACTGGAATTTTGCCAATACTCAAGCTTAGTTACAACGATTTGCCAGCACACATGAAGCAGTGCTTTGCTTTCTGTGCCATATTCCCCAAGGATTACAAGATTAATGTGGAGAAGCTTATCCAACTATGGATCGCAAATGGCTTTATAACAGAACAGGAGGAAGATAGTCTTGAAACCTTTGGAAAACATATTTTCAATGAGCTGGTCTCAAGGTCATTCTTTCTGGACCTAGAGGAAAGTAAGGACTCTAGCGGGTATTATTCCAGAACATGTAAAATTCATGAtcttatgcatgatattgcaatGTCTGTTATGGGAAAGGAATGTGTCGTTGCAATTAAGGAACCAAGTCAAATCGAGTGGCTGTCAGATACTGCTCGGCATTTGTTCTTATCATGTGAAGAAACACAAGGTATTTTGAATGATTCTTTGGAGAAAAGATCCCCTGCCATTCAAACACTCATATGTGATAGTGATATGCAAAGTTCATTGAAGCATCTATCAAAATATAGATCTTTGCATGCCTTGAAGCTCTTTATTAGCGGCACAGAATCATTTCTTCTGAAATCAATGTATCTGCATCACCTGAGGTACCTTGATCTCTCATACAGTGATATCAAAGCACTTCCTGAAGATACAAGTATTCTATATAACCTGCAAGTGTTGGACCTTTCCTACTGTAATGATCTTGATCGACTTCCAAGGCAAATGAAGTATATGACTTCCCTCCGTCACCTCTACACTCATGGATGTTGGAACTTGAAGAGCATGCCTCCAGAACTAGGAAAACTCACTAAGCTGCAGACGCTGACATGGTTTGTGGCAGGAGTTCCTGGCCCTGATTGCAGTGATGTTGGAGAGCTGCATGATTTAAAGATTGGTGGTCAGCTAGAGCTACGCCAGGTAGAGAATGTTGAAAAAGCAGAAGCAGGAGTGGCGAATCTTGGAAACAAGAAGGATCTCAGAGAACTGTCGTTAAGATGGACTAAGGTTGGCGACAGCAAGGTGCTCGACAAGTTCGAACCTCATGGTGGGCTGCAGGTTCTGAAGATATATTCCTATGGAGGAGAGTGCATGGGTATGTTGCAAAACATGGTTGAGATCCACCTTTTTCACTGTGAAAGATTGCGATTTTTGTTCAGATGCAGTACAATCTTCACTTTTCCAAGACTGAAGGTGCTTACGCTAGAACATTTGTTGGCTTTTGAGAGATGGTGGGAAATAGATGAGTGGCAAGTAGAACAGACAATATTTCCTGTCCTTGAGAAGTTGTTTATGAGCAATTGTGGAAAGTTGGTAGCATTACCCGAAGCACCATTGCTGCGAGGACCTTGTGGTGAGGGTGGTTATACATTGGTACACTCAGCGTTTCCTGCCCTAAAGGTACTCAAAATGGAAGATTTGGAGAGCTTTCGGAGATGGGATGCAGTCGAAGAGACTCAAGGAGAACAGATATTGTTTCCTTGTCTTGAGGAACTGTCAATTGAGAAATGCCCAGAGCTGATAAATTTACCTGAAGCACCATTGCTTGAAGAACCATGTAGCGGAGGTGGTTATAGATTGGTACGTTCAGCCTTTCCTGCCCTCAAGGTGCTCAAAATGAAATGCTTGGGGAGTTTTCAGAGATGGGATGGTGCTGCCAAAGGTGAACAAATATTTTTTCCACAGCTTGAGAAACTATCAGTTCAGCAATGCCCAATGTTGATAGATTTACCTGAGGTACCAAAAATCAGTGTGTTAGAAATTGAAGATGGCAAGCAAGAGATCTTCCATTTTGTGGACAGATATTTGTCCTCGTTGACCAATCTGATACTGAAGCTAAAAAATACAGAAACACCATCAGAGGTTGAGTGCACTTCAATTCTACCTGTGGACAGCAAAGAGAAATGGAACCAGAAATCCCCTCTTACAGTTCTGGAGTTAGGATGCTGCAACTCATTCTTTGGACCAGGTGCACTAGAGCCGTGGGGCTATTTTGTACACCTTGAAAACTTGGAAATTGATAGATGTGATGTGCTCGTCCACTGGCCAGAGAATGTGTTCCAAAGCTTGGTATCCTTGAGGACATTACTGATTAGAAACTGCGAAAATCTGACTGGATATGCACAAGCTCCTCTTGAGCCGTTGGCGTCTGAAAGGAGTCAGCACCCGAGAGGTCTGGAGTCTCTTTATTTAGAAAACTGCCCAAGTTTAGTGGAGATGTTCAACGTCCCGGCATCTCTCAAGAAAATGGATATTCGCAGGTGCATTAAGCTTGAGTCCATATTCGGCAAGCAGCAGGGCATGGCAGAGTTAGTCCAAGTATCTTCTAGCAGTGAGGCAGACGTGCCTACAGCTGTATCAGAGTTGCCATCCTCACCCATGAATCACTTTTGTCCATGCCTAGAAGAGCTACGTTTAGTCCAATGTGGAAGCTTACCAGCGGTTCTAAATCTGCCTGCATCCTTAAAGACCTTAGAAATTTATGGCTGCAGTAGTATTCAAGTCCTATCATGCCAGCTGGGTGGGCTCCAGAAACCAGAAGCCACTACCTCCAGAAGCAGAAGTCCTATCATGCCAGAGCCACCAGCAGCAACTGCAAGAGAGCATTTACTTCCTCCCCATCTCGAATCTCTAACAATAAGGGACTGTGCTGGCATGTTGGGTGGGACTCTCCGTCTGCCTGCACCCATCAAGACACTGCGCATTTATGCCAACAGTGGGCTGACATCGCTGGAGTGTCTGTCGGGAGAGCACCCCCCATCGCTGGAATCCCTTTGGCTTGTAAGATGCAGTACCCTGGCATCCCTGCCGAATGAGCCGCAAGTATACAGGTCTCTCTACTTTGTTTGTATTAGACGCTGCCCTACTATAAAGAAGCTCCCTAGATGCCTGCAGCAGCAACTGGGCAGCATTGACAGAAAATATCTAGATGCCTGCTATAAAG TAACGGAATTCAAACCATTGAAACCGAAGACATGGAAGGAAATACCGAGGCTAGTCCGTGAGCGGAGGCAGGCCTGCCGGAGCTGA
- the LOC125532510 gene encoding uncharacterized protein LOC125532510, protein MQAWEIAHTRKDSKPGEPQYYGKKTAGRKQAYSEAYLKLHPDTPDPIAAPLDDRAVVSMGPKEHGREAVLDAVITPSISYTQLRRIDPSLSQRTSQPVTSTQSLFQEQQSAYLEYTCQETMAWHQRLYEHQVQRDSQMQQAFQDMAAGRCPQFPPAQCPPAQPVLMSFEEFVAQNAGPSPVSSSPIYSPKACHAFQHSHISRAYVFSTSREHVDLPLAVVFAALRRHGARPLRSTEVEAEVGYLYYQFPSSRNGDEPPGDFLLPNGLFPVNIV, encoded by the exons ATGCAGGCGTGGGAGATCGCCCATACGCGGAAGGACTCCAAGCCTGGCGAGCCCCAGTACTATGGCAAGAAGACCGCGGGGAGGAAGCAGGCCTACTCAGAAGCGTATCTGAAGTTGCATCCTGACACACCTGACCCCATTGCGGCGCCTCTGGACGACAGggcggtggtgagcatggggcccaAGGAGCACGGTCGGGAGGCGGTTCTCGATGCTGTGATCACTCCTAGTATCTCCTACACACAGCTTCGTCGGATCGACCCGAGCCTGAGCCAGCGCACGAGCCAGCCAGTGACCAGTACACAGTCCCTCTTTCAGGAGCAACAATCT GCCTACCTGGAGTACACATGCCAGGAGACCATGGCGTGGCATCAGAGGCTTTATGAACACCAAGTGCAGAGGGATAGCCAGATGCAGCAGGCTTTTCAGGATATGGCGGCCGGCAGGTGTCCTCAGTTCCCTCCAGCACAATGCCCTCCAGCACAACCAGTGCTGATGAGCTTTGAGGAGTTTGTGGCACAGAACGCTGGCCCCTCGCCGGTTAGTTCATCCCCAATCTATTCACCCAAAGCATGTCATGCCTTTCAACACAGTCATATATCCCGTGCATATGTCTTTTCAACATCCAGGGAACATGTGGATCTACCGTTGGCGGTGGTCTTCGCAGCACTCCGGAGACACGGAGCCCGACCACTCCGATCCACGGAGgtggaggcggag GTTGGATACCTTTATTACCAGTTTCCATCTAGTAGAAATGGTGATGAACCACCAGGAGATTTTCTATTGCCAAATGGATTGTTTCCTGTGAACATAGTGTAA